Within the Astyanax mexicanus isolate ESR-SI-001 chromosome 9, AstMex3_surface, whole genome shotgun sequence genome, the region tgtgtcaaaatgtacttaagtaaaagtaaaattacctattttaaaaactacttaaaaattacaaattactcataaactctactcaattacagtaatttgagtaaatgtaattcattactttccacctctggttttgtgtaatattaataaaaaaaaagccaagtTAATCTTTTACTTTTAACTATCCACCAATATTTGACttagggtgtccaaacttttgcacatCACTGTATATAAAAATTCATAAGCAACTTTTTAAACACATGGGCAAGTGTTAAACATTTACAGAATTATTGTGAAGCAGAAGGTGATGGAGACCTTTTTGGAAAGGAAAACTCCATGGTGGGCAGGTAGTTCATCACTGCGATGTAGACAAACTGACGGGCATCGTCAATCACACTCAGAATAGACTGCAGGTCCCCGGTTCTGCCCTCAGCACACAGAGACGGCGGAGAACTCTGAGGAAATATAATAAATCTTTAAACATGGGTTATTCTGGATTAAAACATACATTCATCCCATTATTGATTATTTGATACACacttagtgtgtgtgtactgcactGTCCGGTCTGTTAAATTGTCttatgtctgctgtatttattgtattttttgtattgatTGTAGTGTTCTAGTTCtgttgcacaattttttttacagttcataTTGTCTATATTGTAGTATTGATCCCATGTTGAACTACAGTTCCGGAAGAACATAATTTCGTTGCACTGTTGTAttcagatggaatgacagtaaaagccTATTGACTAATATTTAAGATCACTGTTTAAAAGCTGCTAAAGTCTGAAatctaaataagaaaaaatgaaaCCAACTTCAGCGAATCCGTGACAAAGCTCTCAGTTCATGTTTCAGTAATACTAGTTCCAGTTATTTCCTAAAACATCATCACTATATCTGTGGCTTTGGTTCTGCAGTGCTCTGTTTGAAAAATGAAAGAATATATGGGGAATTTAGgcactttaaccctttaaagttTTACTTAAAGTGTTTAACTGAACGTAAATTGATTGTGCCATTCAGAATCAGAAGAGGTCTGTTAGATTAAAACAAATCCACTAGAGGCTGCTGTGTCTTTCATTAGTAAGCTCTTTGAGTCTTATCTATATatcaagttttattttatttatcattatttattatcaccattaatgccccaacaccaggagggtttagactagcacatgcctcctctgatacatttgaagtcagccaccgcctcttttcaaactgctgctgatgcagcattgccgagtagcatcacagcgcactcaggggaaagcgcatcgactcggttctgatacatcagctcacagacgctctgtgctgattgacattaccctaggatggatgtggggagagaacaccatctacccacccagaaaaagcaagcacaattgtgctctctcagggttccagcagctgatggcaagctgcatgactgggaatCGAACCAGCAATAACCTGATtaaagtggcagcgctttagacagctggaccactcagagcccatatATCAAGTTTGATAGAGGTTTATATGTCAAAAACAGTTATTTTTAAAAGTTATACATTTATCGTCATTATTATTGAgtccaaacaaagaaaaaatagaaaactcAAACTGTTTTATTGAGGAAGATGTTAAAgggtttagaaaaaaaataagtagtTGTCTTACAGACAGGTAGACTTCGGAGGTTGTGCCATTGAGTGACAGCTCCATGGGTGTGTCCTTGTTGTAGGCTGTAGTGTATTGGCTGGGCCAGGGGGAGGGGATAGTCTTACTCTGACCCAGGAACCAATAAGCTTCAAAGATTTTATCCAGGTCGTTGGCGAGGCAGCTGCAGTCATACACCACCGCACCCAGCTCCTTTACCTGAGGGGTTatcagacaacacacacacacaagagctgCAGCTCAGCACCTTATTCTGATCAACACCTGCTCAGTAATTAACCCTGAATATAATTGGACTAAGGCACTTTATATATCTATTCTCATCTTCACACTAGCCACACTAGTTAGTCTCCATAGATAGTAATAAAGCATGCTCACCTGCGTTAACGACCTCCAGTCCATGTTAGCGCTGCCGATGTAAATATGTCTCTTATCCACCACCCAGAATTTAGTGTGCAGCACTCCAGTGGTTAACTGCTTCATGTTCACTGACCTCACCTGAGCACCTTCAGAACATGAAATTAAAGAAAAGATTTAGTGAAACATCTTATttactgattaaaataaaaaaaaatttagacaAGAAGGGGTTAAAGGGGTTAGAGGTGTACAATTTGAGCAAATTTTATTTAGAAGGCCCCAATCAAGATACAGGTAAAAGGATGGTCCACATATAAGAGGAATTAAGAAGAATGGAACAAAGAGCTGCACAAACCATTCCTCTAAAGCAAAAACTAGAGAGTGGAAATTTCagagttaacccttgtgtggtgttgatatttttgttactcgtttactttgttacttgtgtttaatttagcaaaattaagcaattttacattaaaatgctttacacatgcttgcttcacctaaattgcaagcaatataaacagcttacatggttaatatttgccctttacatttattatgttacatttctttcaaaaagtgctactctttttttattagttttttaataaaatgtaaaagaaaatgaattaaactcaagatatgagtagaaaatttgtttagtgtcaaatttacaaatgaagcaatgtttattagaccttggccaaacataatgtatgtaatataaatgtgtgtgtgtgtgtggggggggtgggggggggggggggttgtacagtgtgtgtttatcgaaaatgtgttttgatatatgtttttcacaaaaaatgagccaataccaatgagtttgagttagaaaaaatatttttttgtatcgtttgatgaaaaatgaaaacgggtcccacagacccgaacaccacacaagggttaaacagctgagagttgattttcactcccAATGTGTAATTTTAACTAATTCAGATtcaaatggtgttcagtgttggagttatttgacacacttatatattttagtgttaacccaaataaacccCAAAAAATACTGTCCAACTCCACAAAGAATAAATTAAACTCCCCCCAGTTAAACTGgtaatttgcataatgggcgtgcccCCAAATCCTAACTTAAAATCAATGTGTAGTCTTCCCCAcgagggctaccttccattgggtatcctattatattttatataatgattaTTTGCCTAGCCAACGTGTTGTAGGCTATCAGAGCAAGTTACTATCTCCTGTACTGTAAATTGTGACAAGTGTTGGCAATGCACTGAAAAACTGCAATGCAAAATTAAAGTTcccatgcaatggaaaaaaaacacaggtagGACATAAGCAGGGATGTTTTATCCTGTTTAAGGTGGAGAACTGCCGTggaaaaaactaaattacacatttaaaatgatagTTAAACATACCATCAAATCCACtgtaaattacatgtataaataagCAGGCATCTGTGACAGAACACTGTATATGACCTGGCTGACTGACTAAATCTTAAAGCCAAACTGTTACTTAAATCACAAGCCGTTAAACCTGAAACACAACATTTCGTTCATTCAGTTAAAAGATCATCCAGGTGGAAATTACCGGAGTCAATCAGCAGCTGAAGATTTTGTGGTTGCTTGTCTGGCTTGTTCACAGCTATTCGCACTGATATCCTTCCAGAAAGCTGAGCGAGTTCTTGAAGAATCCGTTCaccctgtgaaaaaaaaattgtttttgcttaTCTTATCTGATAAATCAAATATTATATGAAAATAAAACCAGATGATCCTTTATCAATCCCACTGTGGGGAAATGCACAAGGTTACAGCAATAATGGGATGGCAAGGCACACAAAAGTAGAAAGAGGTAAGAAAGCTacgtttttttgtgattatagtttattatttttagtttatataatttatatatatttttaacatggggggaaaaagggcagcaaaataaaaataaaataaaaataaaactattactAAAACAAAAGTTTCAATGCTTGGATTATACCAgtccatttaacattttttaacagcAGGCTATGTTAAGAAAAAGAAATAATCCAGAATTGCTcaaaaagaaaagtgtaaaactttttttcattttttgtaatacttgaataatataaatattgcagtacacacaaaaaaacatattgcaCATGTAAATAATGTACATTGTtatggtttaaaaatattaaaatctggatcctattttaaataaaagtactgGCAAAGACTGGCAAAGACTTATGGATTATGATTTAATACTATATTCTGGGTTATTGCACATATGAACATAATTATTGAATATATTTATGGGTAAGATCACTCAATATTCAGATGTATTGGTTTTGAAAAGCCCCTATTGATAATTATGCTCCATTTTTACATGCATACATCCTCTCACCTCATTGGCTGTGGGCTCATGTGTGCCCGTATCTGCATTAGTCATAGTCCAGTAGAAGGAGGCAATGTCCAGGCTGCTCTGAGCCCCTGAGATGAGATTCATCCAGGTCTGATAGATGGAGGGATGAGAGACTGAGGAATTAAAGTCCAAACCCACTGGGATACTCTCCACCAGAGATACTCTGTAAAGAATAAAACccccagaaaaaaaaacccagtgACCAGAGGAACTTTCAGAAGAACATTAAACAACACACTGCAGCCACAAAAGCAGAAACAGGAATGTTTGGAAAGCATTGAGGTAAAAACAGCTGAGGGGACTTTGTTCTCTGCAGAACTCgcattataaacatttattataatcattcagagtgggggatGATTTTACAATTGTGTTTCCTTCACACACCACCATGACTAAACAcatacactatatttccaaaagtatCTCCTCGCCTGCTTTGTGtttccatgagtctctctacactttactgttgttgatctaatctgaagctacatgaagtttggaggtgtgtagtgatgatgaattttgaagctacatgaagtttggaggtgtgtagtgatgatgaattttgaagctacatgaagtttggaggtgtgtagtgatgatgaattttgaagctacatgaagtttggaggtgtgtagtgatgaactctgaagctacatgaaggttagaggtgtgtagtgatgaactctgaagctacatgaaggttagaggtgtgtagtgatgaattttgaagctacatgaagtttggaggtgtgtagtgatgatgagctctgaagctacatgaagtttggaggtgtgtagtgatgaactctgaagctacatgaaggttagaggtgtgtagtgatgaactctgaagctacatgaagtttggaggtgtgtagtgatgaactctgaagctacatgtagtttggaggtgtgtagtgatgaactctgaagctatatgaagtttggaggtgtgtagtgatgaactctgaagctatatgaagtttggaggtgtgtagtgatgaactctgaagctacatgaagtttagaggtgtgtagtgatgaactctgaagctatatgaagtttggaggtgtgtataatgaactctgaagctacatgtagtttggaggtgtgtagtgatgaactctgaagctacatgaagtttggaagagtatagtgatgtagtgactctgcagaaagttggtgaactctgtgcactatgctccttagCATCCGCTGatcccgctctgttattttacactgacagagcacagagttgcTGGATAGTGTAAATATCCATTTTATTACCTACCCAACCCCACCAGCAAAACCTACATACGTTTTCTGCATTTTATACAGAAAGTAGATGCTGGTAAAACcgagaaaaatctgaaataatacgcttttctttaaaactttattttgtcACAAAGATTTAGATTCAAAGTCTTGTTAGAATGTTGAAATATGGCAAAACATCATTGCAAGATAAGATAAATTATAAACggtgcttttatactgtttatattgaCAACAAAATTATTTCATATTGACTgaattttagaaatattttgtcacaTCATTTTTGGTAATATCGGCCTTTCCTACTTTCAAACATGAAGGAAAAAAGTATAAATGCTTTATCTGACTTCTAGAATAAGATACAATAGAacataaactgaataaaaatacaaaatcttaaaaatatgaaTCCTAGTTGAtgaaaattaagaataaaaccAGGGTAAGATCATTAATACAGATCGAATAGCTTCAGGCATCTTAAAATGTTTGCAAACCCCTGCTGTAAAGTGAACACAGCCTCAACTCCATTCTCACCTGCATGGGTCAGTACAGGTGTCTCTGATGGGAGGATGCACTTTCAGACCAGGTGAGCTGGATGAGGAGGTCGCCGTGGGAACCAGAAGAGTTTGTAGGACAAATAGCACCAGAAGCACCGTGGTGAGACAGGTGACGATCAGCAAACACCTGTAAtactacaaaaacacacaaacaaataaacataatgtcTTTTAAATTAGTATATTGATGAGCTTAGTCATGTTCAGCCaaacattttctgtttttgtttttagtttggcCCCACAGATTATCCTGGTAGCATATAGTTCAGTTTTATACCTTCTGAGTTTTCAGGTGTGCCTCTACCTTACTCCGCTCCACATCAACCATCTGAAgagaaaatacatattttacacattttacacaaacacacatacattttaaaatgataaatattataaacagataaattaaataaacagaaaattatTCAAGAATGTACCCTTTCATATGGAATATCCGACTTCATCTCTGTGCCGTTTGTCAGAACATCTGAAGGTGAAAACCTAAACTGGTCTGCAAGAAAGCAAAAATACTCATTCTAACACTTAATGCTTAATATTACACACAACAATTCATaatatgcatatacagctctggaaaaaaataagagatgacttaaaatgatgagtttctttgattttaccaaattgaaaacctctgaaatataatcaagaggaggatggatgatcacaagccatcaaaacaagctaaattgattgaatttttgcaccaggagcagcataaagttatccaaaagcagtgtgtaagactggtggaggagaacataccaagatgcatgaaaactgtgattaaaaaatagggttattccaccaaatattgataccTGAATACTTAAAATTGTatgactatgaacttgttttctttgtattttttgttattccagctatttctcattttctgcaaattaatgctctaaatgacaatatttctatttggaatttgggagaaatgttgtctgtagtttatagaataaaacaacaatttttattttactcaaacataaacctataaatagcaaaatcagagaaactaaagtggtctcttatttttttccagagctgtatctattaCAAAATGAATTGTATGATAATTAATGTATTTTGAGAACAATTCTCAGTATGACAAAACTCCCATATTAGTGGACCTGTGCCCAAAACCATGTGAACAGCAATGTGTGTAAGCCTTATACATCTATTGTCTGTCCTGAatgcagtgtgtgtttctataggATGAGGGACGGGTCAGCTGATGAGTAGAAAGCGCTGTCCGTCAGCGTTACAGAAACAAAAGCAGCAGAAAGAGGAAGAGACTCTACAGCTATAAGGAGAAAATAAGGGAAGCGAAGGACGTCAAGTCATGAAAAGTCTTGTGTTCATGTTACTTCACAGTAACGTgactctcacacactcaaactcacACTCACGCACAGCTGAGTTATCAGATTCATCTAAACCAAACCTCAAACACATGGTTACTGAAACTGCATTAAACACCTCATATCATAAACACAAAAACCTGATACTACTGCTTGATAGATACTATTTTTAACTTCTAGTAAAACCTTATTCTAAAAATCACTGTTATGATAGCTATATCTGATATTAAGAGCTGTTCAGTTTATTTACACAAGACcgtgtcaaaataaaatgtgtgtaaaattagGAATAAATGCAACTTAACTTAAAATTGCACATAAAACCACAGGCTGAGCTGAGACGGCCTCTTCAAGTCTCTTTTATTACactcacatttgtatttacaGAAGCATTACAttgacatatactgtacataacagTGACTGTCTATTGCCACAGCTATCAGCCTTA harbors:
- the pld3 gene encoding 5'-3' exonuclease PLD3; translated protein: MKSDIPYERMVDVERSKVEAHLKTQKYYRCLLIVTCLTTVLLVLFVLQTLLVPTATSSSSSPGLKVHPPIRDTCTDPCRVSLVESIPVGLDFNSSVSHPSIYQTWMNLISGAQSSLDIASFYWTMTNADTGTHEPTANEGERILQELAQLSGRISVRIAVNKPDKQPQNLQLLIDSGAQVRSVNMKQLTTGVLHTKFWVVDKRHIYIGSANMDWRSLTQVKELGAVVYDCSCLANDLDKIFEAYWFLGQSKTIPSPWPSQYTTAYNKDTPMELSLNGTTSEVYLSSSPPSLCAEGRTGDLQSILSVIDDARQFVYIAVMNYLPTMEFSFPKRYWADIDTQLRRVAFERRVQVRLLISCWGSTSPIMLSFLRSLAALQNERKLDVQVKIFIVPANPSQKQIPFARVNHNKYMVTDKVAYIGTSNWSGDYFVNTAGSALVVNQTSDQSTAQTVQQQLQAVFERDWDSQYSTLLKHNSNLKDICSTLDSQQEEL